In Toxoplasma gondii ME49 chromosome X, whole genome shotgun sequence, a single genomic region encodes these proteins:
- a CDS encoding hypothetical protein (encoded by transcript TGME49_236940), whose product MSTLKHNSSKTSSTIPLSAVAGKRNRAQKTDVVKAGRKHGDGDTDADLAPTIAEGISQQIVEEMIDTGAALLYRRLIDRKCFSFAAYFTWKVLLSNVKMCCIEFDPGDKDLDASLWTCGEMPEPSPLDTWAPGSLVLKAVPSSTLPVQTPKRRAKTDHRAVQKCDAYQTPRKHLSP is encoded by the coding sequence ATGTCGACTTTGAAGCACAACTCTTCTAAGACGAGCTCGACAATTCCTTTGTCTGCTGTAGCCGGCAAGAGGAATCGGGCCCAGAAAACTGATGTTGTTAAGGCTGGTCGAAAGCATGGGGATGGTGACACTGACGCCGACCTCGCGCCGACAATCGCGGAAGGCATTAGTCAACAGATCGTTGAAGAAATGATAGACACTGGTGCTGCACTACTGTATCGGAGGCTAATTGATCGCAAGTGCTTTTCTTTTGCCGCGTACTTCACTTGGAAAGTGTTGTTGTCAAATGTAAAAATGTGCTGTATAGAGTTCGATCCAGGAGACAAGGATCTTGATGCTTCGTTGTGGACATGCGGGGAAATGCCAGAACCTTCCCCTCTCGACACCTGGGCACCAGGAAGCCTCGTTCTGAAAGCAGTACCGTCTTCGACGTTGCCGGTCCAGACTCCGAAAAGACGAGCAAAAACAGACCACAGAGCTGTTCAAAAATGCGATGCTTATCAGACGCCAAGAAAGCATCTGTCGCCTTAA
- a CDS encoding hypothetical protein (encoded by transcript TGME49_236950), with translation MNVLAYGTAEQRSVMDTVEQMQHHQAAIAANRTFASEVATLTEADSQNVHEIYVAANTDVSSCEYFLQPQRINVPYYVAPTYESYVPPGGTVITHMPPQIKRMKKRTCCACC, from the exons ATGAACGTTCTTGCATACGGCACCGCTGAGCAGCGGTCAGTGATGGACACGGTGGAGCAAATGCAACACCACCAGGCGGCCATCGCGGCAAACCGGACATTCGCCAGCGAAGTTGCGACCCTCACAGAGGCTGATTCTCAGAATGTCCACGAAATCTACGTTGCAGCGAACACGGACGTCAGTTCCTGCGAATACTTCCTTCAACCCCAACGCATCAACGTCCCCTACTACGTTGCCCCAACT TACGAGAGCTACGTCCCCCCCGGAGGCACTGTTATCACCCACATGCCGCCCCAGATCAAAAGAATGAAGAAGCGTACTTGCTGTGCGTGCTGCTAA
- a CDS encoding transporter, major facilitator family protein (encoded by transcript TGME49_236960~Predicted trans-membrane domain (TMHMM2.0):19-40:46-69:72-95:107-130:139-162:206-229:243-266:278-301:305-328:394-417): protein MPASFKVLQADFSWALQDLGALVFYQSISQALSGLVWGYLADRSSRVRLLATGCCSWGLVSMFLAMGTQYWQFVVLKVLNGIAMASIGPVAQSLIADLFPSNMRGEQFGWLQFFLCGGCIVGALIGGTMASLTVVPGVRGWRVAFFVSGVLSVCAGLLVRIIAVEPRRHEECGDGDSRQGLIRGERQSGLFQDMYRRCRNFCRATLSRTFFILLLQGICGYIPLHAFQFYTMWFQYIGMPDWQASVLTSCPLIGGMVGSLFGGWLGDQTDKWSHFHGRPLVGQMGTLISIPLIYVGLLVIPRRPEFFGLYALDMLLLGFAIAWCPSGVNRPILSEIVESDARASVFATQIVFEGSVAALLGSPVIAFMAESLFGYRGAGASSLSEALKLKNIEALANALLVATAFPWTVCFFLYGLLHFTYPKDVSSS, encoded by the exons ATGCCTGCGAGCTTCAAAGTTCTGCAGGCTGATTTCTCATGGGCACTGCAGGATTTGGGCGCCCTCGTATTTTACCAG AGCATATCTCAAGCACTCAGTGGGCTCGTATGGGGATACCTTGCGGACCGCTCTTCTCGTGTTCGCCTCCTGGCGACCGGCTGCTGTTCTTGGGGGCTCGTGAGTATGTTTCTTGCCATGGGAACCCAATACTGGCAGTTCGTCGTATTGAAAGTGCTTAACGGCATTGCTATGGCCAG CATTGGCCCGGTGGCACAGTCGCTGATAGCGGATCTGTTTCCGTCAAATATGCGTGGCGAGCAGTTTGGTTGGCTTCAGTTTTTCCTCTGTGGAG GTTGCATTGTCGGCGCTCTGATTGGTGGGACCATGGCAAGTTTGACTGTTGTTCCGGGAGTCCGG GGCTGGCGGGTCGCATTTTTTGTCAGCGGCGTCTTGTCTGTGTGCGCCGGACTTCTCGTGCGAATCATAGCCGTCGAGCCACGCCGCCACGAAGAGTGCGGAGATGGAGATTCCAGACAAGGACTCATCAGGGGAGAGCGCCAGTCGGGCCTCTTCCAGGACATGTACCGACGCTGTCGGAACTTTTGTCGAGCCACTCTCTCGAGAACCTTTTTCATTCTTTTACTGCAGGGTATATGCGGTTATATTCCGCTTCATGCATTTCAGTTTTATACCATGTGGTTTCAGTATATCGGCATGCCCGACTGGCAGGCCAGCGTCCTGACTTCCTGTCCATTGATAGGGGGAATGGTTGGCTCTCTCTTCGGTGGCTGGCTCGGCGATCAAACCGACAAGTGGAGCCACTTCCACGGTCGCCCACTGGTTGGGCAGATGGGCACTCTGATTTCTATCCCTCTGATTTACGTTGGTCTTCTTGTTATTCCTCGTCGGCCTGAGTTCTTCGGACTGTATGCGCTCGACATGCTCCTGCTTG GATTTGCAATAGCATGGTGCCCCAGTGGCGTGAACCGACCGATTTTGTCTGAAATTGTGGAGTCGGACGCACGCGCTAGCGTTTTTGCGACACAGATTGTTTTTGAAGGGAGCGTTGCTGCTTTGCTCGGCTCTCCTGTCATTGCCTTCATGG CTGAGTCACTGTTCGGCTATCGCGGAGCAGGTGCATCGTCTCTTTCGGAAGCTCTCAAACTGAAAAATATCGAG GCTCTTGCCAATGCTTTGCTCGTTGCGACGGCCTTCCCGTGGAcggtttgcttcttcctc TATGGGCTGCTCCACTTCACATACCCGAAGgatgtctcttcctcgtga